Genomic window (Bacteroidota bacterium):
ACAAAACGGTATATCAGGATCAAATAAGCAACAAAAATCACAATAATGATAACATTCACCGGCCATCCTGGTAATTGAACCCCCTTGCCTGTAAATGCCTGAATTAAAAACCCCAGGACCATGATGGATAAAGCAATAATAAAACTTTCCCTGTATCCCCAGGGAAAGCTCCAGATTCCTCTTTTTCGGTTTTCCTCTTTCATCGTTTTTTATAAAGAATACAAAAATAGTTATTAAAGTTCTTACATATAAAAAAATACAGTTAAATACAAAACTTCAGATAAGCATATGAAAATTGATCATTTGTATTTTGCCAAACTATCCGTCAGAAAACAGGACTCTTTGCGTACTTTACTATGTTCTTTGTTTACCTTTGCGATGCCTTCTGGAATCAAAACCCTGGAACGTGAAAAAATACATTTCACTTAAAGATAAGTTAATTTTAAATTTTGTTTTGATAGGCATTTCCATCATCCTTGTCATCTCATTTTTTGCTTATTACACCGCTAAAAACATATTGATCGACAGAACATTCGAACAGCTTACAACGTTAAGGGTAATAAAAAAGAGGCAATTGGAAGGCTTTTTCAAAGACAGGAAAAACGACATAGAACTACTTGCATCTTCCGAAGGCATTTATAAAATAATGGAGATCCTGAAAAATAAAAACTTAAAGGATACATCCGATATTGAACAAATGACCGTAACTATTCAAAAGTCATCAAATCTTGATCAACTGCTTTTTTATTTAAGGTCAAAAGGTTATTATAAGAATCTTTACATTATAAATCCAGGCGGGATAAGTCTTAAGACCAGTTTAGATCAAGGCAACCAAAGGTTCTTAAGCTTTAAATCAGGCACATTCGGCAATTTATGTTCGTCAATAATACAAAATAATATCCCATACCAAAGCGCAGTCATTAAGGATCTTGATTCTACAAATTCCGGTCATGCTTTTCTATCAGTATGCAAATTAGCCGGATATGAAAAGGGTTCTAATGGAGTGATCGTTTTAGAGATCCCCGCTTCAGCGTTAAACAGCATCATGCTGGAAGATAATCCTTACAGTGGCCTTGGTGAGTCAGGTGAATCATATCTGGTTGGGAAAGACCATCTGATGAGAAGTAATTCAAGATTTCAGAACTCCTCAATACTCCGCACCAAAGTTGAAACCCAGGCAGTAAAAAAGGCATTGGACGGAGACAGCGGGACCCTGATTACCCCCGATTACAGAGGGATAAAGGTATTAAGCTCTTTTGCACCGGTTGTTACCGAAGAGATAAACTGGGCTTTACTTGCCGAAATCGACCTGGAGGAAGCCCTTACTCCATTATCAGCCATAACAAATAACATCATTATTGTAGGTACCTTCATCGCCTTGATCCTGTTTATTTACACTTACATCATATCCCATACCGTAACTTCTCCGGTAATAAAGCTAAAAAATGCAGCTCAGAAAATAGGCCAGGGAAATTTTGATATAAATCTCCCCGGGGACAGTTACGACGAAATTGGCGATCTCAGGGTATCTTTCAATGACATGTCGGCCAGGCTAAAAGATATTACCGAAAAACTTAAAGAGGAGAGAACCAGAAGGTTACGTTCTGTCTTTGACGGCCAGGAAATTGAGAGGCAAAGATTATCCAGAGAGTTGCATGATGGATTGGGACAGAACCTGATCGCACTGAAGTTGATGCTGGAAAACATACGGGGGCACGACCTTTGTGATGTGTTTGAATCAATCAGGGAAGTAAAAAAGTCGATTGACACAACCATCGACGAAATCAGAAGAATGTCGAATAACCTTATGCCTGCAGTACTTTTTGAATTCGGGCTCATAACTGCGATAAGAAAACTCTCTGAAGAAATTAAAAACAACTGTCATATCAAAGTAGACCTGGAAACTTCCCTTGAAGAGGAAAGCTTAAGTAAAACAAACCGTACCTATCTATACCGGATCGTTCAGGAAGCCTTAAACAACTCACTTAAACATAGTGAAGCTTCCCTGATAAAAATAAAAATTAATCAGGATCAGGAAAATTTTAGAACTACAATAAGCGACAATGGAAAAGGATTTAATATGGAGGACAACCAGGCATTTTCCGGTAACGGATTATCGAATATGAAAGACAGGGCCGGAATGATGGGCGGAACCCTGAAAATCAATTCGGAAGCCGGTATGGGTACAACAATTGTCGTTGAAATACCTTATGCAAAACAGCGGAAATAAATGGAGAAAATAAAGATAATCCTTGTTGATGACCATCAGATCGTGCGGGATGGAATTAAAGCTCTTATAGCAGGAATGGATGAGATGGAGGTCATTGCGGAAGCAAGCACCGGGGAGATGATGTTAAAAATACTCTCAAACAACTCACCTGATCTAGCCATAATAGATATTGCTCTACCCGATATTTCCGGCATAGAGCTTACGCGCCAGATACATGAAAAATACCCGAGCATCAAAATCCTGATCCTCTCAATGTATACTGATGAAGAATTTATCTTCAATTCCCTGAGGGCCGGAGCATCAGGGTATCTTCCAAAAAACACATCCAGGCATGAACTCAGAGAAGCTATCTTAAGTGTAAATAATGATGTTGAATACTTACCGGAAACTATTTCAAAAATAATCTTAAGAAGCTTTGTCAAAAAGGCCAGGAAAGAGGAAGACCAAAAGGATTTCAGTCTGCTTTCCAACCGGGAAATGGAGGTCTTAAAACTCATCCTGGCCGGAAACAACAATCGCTATATAGCTGAAAAACTTTTCATTAGCACAAGAACGGTTGAATCTCATAAGAATCATATAATGAACAAGCTTGAAATCAAATCAATGCTTGACCTTGTAAAATACGCCATTCAAAACAAGATTATCGATATCTGAAAAACAGATCCTGGAGGCACCTTTTTTCACTTAAAATAAACAGCTTTTAGGTATAACACGGAAATAATCTTCCGTGTTATACCGATCGATTTTCAGTTTTTATAGTATTGATTCTCAGAATAATCTTTTAAACTTTTGTTGTTTAATTATTAACTACAAAAGCAAAGGTTATGAAACGATCCACAAAATTCATCCTGTCGTGCACGGTTTTAGCATTGATTGCTTTGCACTCATTTTCGCAGGAAAAAAAAGTAAGCCTCAATGCAGGGGCCGATATTATGAGTCGTTATATTTGGAGGGGAACAGACTTTGGAAATGCACCCAGTGTGCAGCCAACCCTTTCGGTTTCCGCATTCGGGATCGAGTTAGGAGCCTGGGGAGCATATTCTATCAGTGGGCCCGGCTACCAGGAAGCTGACTTGTACCTTTCCTACACATTCATTAACGACATGTTCACCATCGGTGCAACTGATTATTTCTTTCCGGGAGATACCTGTAAGAATAATTATTTCGACTACGACGACAAGACAACCGGGCACACTTTTGAAGCAAACCTTTCATTCAATGGAAATGATAAAATTCCTTTCAACGCTTCGGCCAACTATAATTTCGCAGGGGCTGATCAAGACAACTCCTGGTATTTTGAAATTGGTTATAGTGGAAGCATCCAAAAAACCGGATTCAACATCTTTATGGGCTTCACACCCGACAAAGGTATTTATCTGACACCCGGTGCTGAAGGATTTAGTGTAGTGAATGTTGGGATTACAGCAACAAGAGATATCAAAATTACCGAGAGTTTCTCATTGCCGGTACAAGCATCTCTCATCACCAATCCCCAGGCGGAGAATATCTTTATTGTCTTTGGTTTCTCATTATAGTTCATTTTAATAGTAGAAATTAATAATATTTTATCATGGAAGGACATATTGGATTTATGTTATTGGCCACCAGTCTTGTGATGCTAATGACCCCCGGCCTGGCGTTTTTTTATGGAGGACTTGCCAGTAAAAGGAACATTCTGGGTATAATGATCCAGACCTTTGTTTCGCTTGGAATCACAACAATACTATGGTATGCCATTGGTTTTTCGCTAAGTTTCAGTGGCGGTAAAGGCGGTATTATTGGCAATCTTGACATGGCATTTCTTAGCGGGATGACCTTGCAAGAATTGTATTCTTCAGCAGATGGCAATATCCCACCATTGCTGTTCTTTGGTTATCAGATGATGTTTGCCATTATTACACCGGCGCTTATTACCGGTGCTTTTGTAAACCGTATTACATTTAAATCCTACCTCATTTTCCTGGTTCTTTGGCAAATCTTTGTTTATTACCCATTCGTTCATATGGTATGGGGAGGCGGATTACTCCAGGAATGGGGAGTGCTTGACTTTGCCGGAGGGATACCCGTTCATGCCACTGCCGGATTTGCTGCTCTGGCTTCAATTTTATATGTAGGCAAGCGTCGCGACCAGGCTTCTCCACCCAATAGCATTCCTTTGGTTGCCATTGGAACCGGATTGCTTTGGTTCGGATGGTATGGATTTAACGCAGGAAGTGAACTTAAGGTGGATAATGTTACCATTCAGGCATTTGTCAACACTGATATTGCCGCTTCCGTTGCAGCCATTACCTGGTTGATCATTGAATGGAGCCTTAAAAGAAAACCTAAATTTGTGGGATTATTAACCGGAAGTATCGCCGGTTTGGCCACAATTACACCTGCTGCCGGTTTTGTCCCCTTATGGTCTGCCGCATTGATCGGAATGTTTGCAGGTATAGTATGCTATCTCGCTGTTCATATGAAAAACAGCCTCGGTTGGGATGATGCTCTTGATGTTTGGGGTGTACACGGTGTAGGCGGCCTTCTGGGAACAATTTTACTGGGCGTTTTCGCTACAACATCGGTAAATCCAAATGGAATGGAAGGCCTTATTTACGGCGGATCTGCATTTTTTGGGAAACAAGTGGTAGCCGTTATTATTGCCAGCGCTTATGCATTTGTCTTCACGTATGTTATGCTGATATTTATCAATCTGATTACACCGGTAAAAGTACCTCAGGATCAGGAAGATATTGGACTTGATGAGGCTTTGCACGGTGAAAAAGCATACGATGGAAGTCTGTAAATTATGTAAAAAAAGTCCTGATTAAATCAGGACTTTTTTTATTCTTTTTGCTTCATCAGTTTAGATCTGCGATCAAGAAGCAGGTCAATTTCTTCTTCTGTCAAATCAGTTTTTTTTAACATTTCATCAATTTCCTCAAGACTTTTGTTGGTATCATTGGTGAAGTTCTCTTCTACCTTTACATCCTCCATAATATTTACCGCATCCTCCCCCAATTCCTCCTTCAACTGCTCCACAAGACCTGCGATCATTCCCTTTACCGGTTCACCAAACTTGTCAAGCAATTCTTCGGAAATCTGGTCTTTCATCATTTCATAATTATTCAGGAGATACTCGAAATTCTGGTAAAATGCTTTATCTATCCCCTGAATTTCCGCAAGGGAAGACTTACTTTTCAACCGTCTGAACAGCTTTATTAAAAGGTCAAGATTTTCTCTAAACGATCTGTCGGTCATAGCTTTTCAACTTTTTTACAAAATTACAGATTTTTATCACTGCACCTCAATTTGTTCTATATTTGCTTTTCAACATGTATGAAATGTGTTTAATTACAATATCATACAAATTTCAGATGTTAATTTTGGTGATCCTATATAACCATTAGAATCTATTGATTAATATACGAAATAAACGATGAAAAAGCTGTTTTGTTTCCTGTTTTTACCCCTACTTTTTTCAGGAATGGCTTATACCCAGGAAATTAATAAGATCATTATGGATCCGAGAATTGACCGGGAAGTGGTAGTTGGATACTGTAACCGTGACGGACTTCAATGGGGTGAGTTCCTGGAATCTTATGTAGAGGAATATGATATCTATACTCCGGAAATTAAGTATTTAAAAAAAATCCGGAAAAAACTGGATGACACAAAAATTGTGATCGTCCTTGGAACCTGGTGTAGCGACAGTAAGACGCAGGTGCCACGATTTCTGAAGGTTCTTGATCAAATTGATTTTAATGAAAGCAATTTGACGATGATAGGGGTTGACCGTTCAAAAACAGCAGGGGATCTTAATATCCGGGATCTATCTATAGAGCGTGTACCTACTTTCATCTTTTACCACGATGGATTTGAAATCGGCAGGATCATTGAAACTCCGGAAACTACGTTGGAAAGGGATACTTATAAAATTCTGAGGAAAAAGTAGGCTTATGGAATTATATAAAACCATCAGGGATGTGAGTTCCCGTATCACCACCCTGAAAAAAGATGGTCAAATAATCGGATTTGTTCCCACTATGGGAGCGCTGCATGAAGGGCATATCTCCCTGATCCGTCTGGCCAGGGAAGAAAACAATGTAGTTGCCTGCTCCATTTTTGTGAATCCTATCCAGTTTAATAATCCTGAAGATTTGAAAAAATATCCCAGGACGTTGGAAAAGGACATCGATATGCTGAAGCAGGCAGGTTGTGATATAGTCTTTGCACCGGAACCCGATGAAATGTATCCGGAACCTGTAATCCATGAATATGATTTTGGAATGCTGGACAAGGTTATGGAAGGAAAATTCAGATCAGGGCATTTCAATGGCGTTGCCATCGTGGTGAAAAAACTCCTTGACATCATAACACCGGATAATGCTTATTTTGGGGAAAAAGATTTTCAACAGCTGGCTATCATCAGGAAATTAGTTGAATTGGAAAGCATTCCTGTAAATATCATTGCCTGTCCTACGGTCAGAGAACCCGACGGGCTGGCTATGAGTTCCAGAAATGTGAGGTTAACAGAATCACAACGAAAAACAGCTCCGGTTATATACCGTATCCTGAAAGAATTAAAAGCAAAGTATTCAGAAGAAAATTCAGAACATCTTATTGAACAAGCCATAAAACACCTCAACCAGCAACCTGAAATGAGGGTTGAATATCTTGAAATTGTTGATTCCGGATCATTACAACCCCTGGAATATTTCAATCCCATGATTCCGGCTCGTGCCTGCATTGCTGTATTCCTGGGAGACGTCAGGTTAATCGACAATATCAGCCTGAACCTTTAGGATGAATAATTGTCTTCTTAATTAGAGGGCCTTGTATTGATAAATATTTTTAATTTTGCAGCGCTATGCAGATTGAAGTTCTAAAATCGAAAATCCACAGGGCTACCATTACACACGCCGACCTTCATTATGTCGGCAGTATAACCATAGATGAAGACCTTATGGATGCCGCTAATCTTATAGCCAATGAAAAGGTACATGTGTACAATATCAACAACGGGGAAAGATTTGAAACTTATGTAATCAAAGGAGAGAGGGGATCCGGAGTCATTGGCATTAACGGTGCAGCGGCCCGCAAGGTCATGGTCGGTGATCTTGTAATTGTAGTTTCTTATGCCAGCATGCCGGTTGAGGAAGCCAAAATCTTTAACCCGGTCATACTTACCCCCGATGCAAACAATAAACTGAAGTAATCATTTGAAGAAAAGGATATTTTCGGCAATTAATTACATCTTCTTTCTCCTGATAGGGGTATTATTTCTTTGGCTTGTATTCCGTAAAGTTGACCTTCATCAGGTGATGAAAGAGATCCTGGAAGCCAATTATTTTTATATTCTTCTTGCTATTATTGCAGCCATTATTTCGCATATTTTCCGGGCAGCACGGTGGAATCTGATGATCGGATCGATGGGATATCCTACAAGACTTAGTACAACTTTTTATGCCGTAATGATTGGTTATCTCGCCAACACCGCAGTGCCAAGGCTTGGGGAAATATCCAGGTGTGGAGCTCTGACCAACAAAGACAAGATACCTTTTAATTCTCTCTTCGGGACAGTCATAGCCGAAAGGGTTTTTGACATGATTATTCTTCTGCTCATTATCCTTGGAGTGATACTTTTTCAGCTTTCTCTGGTTGGACAATTTGTCCATGACAATATTATTGCACCCTTGTTTTCAAATGTAGAACGCAACTACCTTAATATTATCCTCTTCAGTATAATTGCAGCGGCCGTTGTTTTCCTGATCATTTTTTTGATCCGCAGGATGAGGCATCATTTTGAGAAATGGCCCTTCCTGGTAAAAATGAAAAAGTTTGCGCAAGGATTGGTGGAAGGAATAAAAACCATAAAACGATTACCGCAGAAATGGACCTTCCTGTTTTACACATTCATAATCTGGCTAATGTATGCTTTTATGGTATATTTCCCGTTTTTTGCAATGAACGGGACTGAAGGGCTTAACTTCGGAGATGCAGTAACTATTATGGCTATTGGAAGTTTAGGGATAGTTGCGCCCGTCCCGGGAGGGATAGGCACCTACCATTTCATTACCACTGCGTTGTTGTTTGAACTTTACGGTATTGATAAAGCTGTTGCAGCTTCTTTTGCTACACTTACCCATGCTGCCCAGACTATAAATATTATAATTTTGGGGGCTGTTTCATTTTTATTAATTCTAATGCAAAAAAGGAGAATGACGGATGGAAATCCAGAATTATATCAAATCAAAAATTCACGCTGACAATCAATCTATTGAAAGTCAAATTGCTGTCTGGAAGTTTCTTAACCACAGGATCGTATTCACGAACGGATGTTTCGACATTCTGCATTTGGGACACATTGATTATCTTTCGAAGGCGGCAGAGATGGGAGATATCCTGGTGATAGGGCTGAATACTGATGCTTCGGTTCGCCGTCTGAAAGGACCCAACCGGCCTGTAAACAATGAATTGGCCCGTGCATCTGTTTTGGCTGCCTTGGGCTTTGTTGACGGTGTTTTGCTATTTGATGAAGAAACCCCTTATGAGCTCATAAAAAAGGTGAAACCAGACGTTCTCGTCAAGGGAGATGATTATGAGATCAGTGAAATAGCCGGTCATGATATCGTAGAATCCTATGGTGGTATCATTAAGACTATACCTCTGGTTGATGGCTACAGCACCAGTTCTATCATTGAGAAAATCCGGAACATATAATATCTTATGGTTAAAACACGCACGGCATATTTCTGTCAGAATTGCGGTGCACAATCACCCAAATGGGTAGGCCGCTGCCCTGCATGCGGGGAGTGGAATACTTATGTCGAAGAAGTCATCCAGACTGAAGGTAAAAATCAAATTCTTACTACTCCAGGAAAAGAGAGTCGGCTTGTACCCAAAACCCTCAAAGATATTGAAATCAATCCGGAAAGACGTTCCACAACAAAAATACAAGAACTTGACAGGGTTCTGGGAGGAGGCCTGGTTCCAGGTTCCATCATCCTTTTAGGTGGTGAACCGGGTATAGGAAAATCGACCCTGATGTTACAGGTTGCCATGGCAAGAAAGGACATCAAAACCTTATATATCAGCGGGGAAGAAAGCATTCAGCAATTGCGTATGCGAGCGGAAAGACTGAACCTTGAAAGCGAACATTGTTATTTCCTTTCTGAAACCAATACCCAGGCCATTATTAACATCATTCAAACATTGCAGCCCGGGTTGCTGGTCATTGACAGTATACAGACGCTTCACAGCGATCTGATAGAATCATCTGCAGGAAGTATTTCTCAGGTAAGGCAATGTGCATCGGAATTACAACGATTGGCCAAATTAACGCACACCCCTGTTTTCCTGGTTGGGCATATAACCAAAGATGGAACCCTGGCCGGTCCAAAAATATTAGAGCACATGGTGGATACGGTTTTGCAGTTTGAAGGCGATCGCCACCATGGTTACCGCATCCTGAGGTCGATGAAAAACCGTTTCGGGTCAGCCTCAGAACTGGGTATATTTGAGATGACCGACAAGGGTCTGAGGGAGGTCAGCAACCCTTCTGAGATACTGATTACCCAAAGGGAAGAAGATACCAGCGGTATTGCTATTGCAGCAACTATTGAAGGAATGCGGCCTATGCTGATTGAGACACAGGCCCTGGTAAGTACGGCCGCTTATGGCACACCACAACGCTCAAGCACAGGATTTGATGCCAGGCGCCTTAATATGCTGCTTGCCGTTTTAGAGAAAAGAAGCGGATTCAGGCTGGGCAGCAAGGATGTTTTTCTGAATATCGCCGGAGGGATCTATGTGGATGATCCTGCTATCGATTTGGCAGTCATTACGGCTGTCCTTTCTTCCAACAGCGATATACCCGTCCCCGCAAATATTGCCTTCGCAGGAGAAGTAGGCCTCAGTGGCGAGATCAGGGCAGTAAACAGAATTGAGCAGCGTATTGCAGAAGCAGAAAAACTCGGATTCGGAGAAATCTACATTTCATCCTATAATGCCAGAGGGATTTCTTTAAAAGACAATAAAATCCGGATACGAACGGTAAAAAAAGTGGAAGATCTTTTTACCAGATTATTCGGTTAGTCTCAAGCATGTTATAAATCAAAATCCAAGGTAGCCGGGCAATGATCGGAATGCTTTGCATCCGGCAGAATCATGGCACCTTTCATTTTACCGGCAATCGGCTCACTGACCATGTTGTAATCGATGCGCCAGCCAAGGTTCCTTGCCCTCGCATTCGCCCTGAAACTCCACCAGGTATAATGATCGGGTTCGTTATTAAAATGCCGGAAGGAATCCACAAATCCGCTGTTAATGAAACCACTCATCCACTCCCTCTCCTCGGGAAGAAAACCTGAGCTCTTCGCATTACCAACCGGATCGTGAATATCTATGGGCTGATGGCAAATATTATAATCGCCAGAGATGATAAGATTGGGTCTTTCTTTTTTCAGCCTGTCGATATATTCCTGAAAATCAGCCAACCATTTCATCTTGAAAGCCTGACGTTCATCCCCGCTGGAACCGGAGGGATGATAAACACTGACAACGGAGATATCACCATAATCTGCCCGCAGAAAACGGCCCTCATCATCGTAAACCGGCATACCCATTCCTGCAACAACTTTATCGGGCAAATCTTTTGTCAGGATGCCAACACCGCTGTAACCTTTCTTTTTCGCTGAAAACCAGTATGTCTTGTATCCTAGCTCTTCAAATTCGAGTACAGGAATCTGGTCCGGCTGAGCTTTGGTTTCCTGGATACATACAATATCAGGTTCCACAACGCGGATCCATTCAGTCAAACCCTTGCCTATGGCAGCTCTGATGCCGTTAACATTATAAGAGACAATTTTTTTCGTCATCGATAAGGTATTTTATTTACTTTGCATCCAATAATAACCAGGCTAATATAAAAAAGTTCATCCACGATTAATCTGATAATTTTGAAATTCCCTTAAGAATCCCATGGCTGGAAAAAGAAATATATTAGGCCGCTTCCTTATCTGGAGGATCAAACATATAAGTGACAAGCACTTCATAATGATCCTCAGCGTTGTGATTGGAGTTCTGGCTGGTTTGGGTGCCGTGATCATCAAAAACGGCGTCCGGCTGATCAAGCAGCTTCTCACGCATGGTTTTTCCGAAGAGTATTACAACCTGCTTTATTTCGTCTATCCTGCCATTGGTATACTGGTGGCTGTTATCTATGTGAGGTTTATAGTCAGGCAACATGTTGGTCATGGCATTCCCAGCGTTTTATATGCAATATCCAGGAATCACGGAGTGATTAAACGGCACAATATTTTCTCATCCATTATCACTTCCGTATTTACCGTTGGTTTTGGAGGTTCCGTAGGACTTGAAGGCCCGACCGTTGCAACAGGAGCGGCTATTGGCTCCAACCTCGGACAATTCTTGAGACTAAACTACCGGCAAATAACACTTATGCTCGGTCTTGCAAGTTCAGCAGCCATGGCAGCCATCTTTAAATCCCCGATTGCCGCCGTGGTTTTTGCAATAGAGGTGATCATGATAGATCTTACCCTCGCTTCTGTGATCCCCTTGCTTATTGCTTCGGCAACCGGGGTATTGACTTCTTACTTTTTCCTGGGACAAGCAGTGCTTTATCCTTTTGAGATGAAGACAGGTTTCACACTCCAGGAAATACCCTGGTATATTATGTTGGGTATTCTTGCCGGGTTTATATCCATTTATTTCACTAAAATGTATATTTTCATTGAGGGTAGATTTTCCAGGATAAAAAAGTGGTACAATAAATGGTTAATAGGCTCGGTGATACTTGGGTTTTTGGTTTTTATTTTCCCCCCATTATACGGTGAAGGCTACGAAGCGGTTAATGCCTGTCTGAAAGGTGATTATAGTTTGCTTTTTGAAAACAGCCTCTTTTATGATTTCCGGGAAGAGTTTATTTTTGTCTTTCTGCTTTTTCTGCTGATCATTTTTTTCAAGGCCATTGCCACATCCGTGACCTTCGGGGCAGGAGGCATAGGAGGTATTTTTGCCCCTACCCTTTTCCTTGGGGCATTTACAGGATTGTTTTTTGCAAACCTGGTAAATTATCTTGGAATCGGAGAACTCACAGTTAGCAACTATGCCCTTGTTGGCATGGGCGGCTTGATTGCAGGGGTTCTGCATGCACCCCTTACCGGGATTTTCCTTATAGCAGAAATTACTTCAGGATATAAACTCTTTGTCCCCCTGATGATCACCGCAACCATTTCCTATGCTACCATTAAAATCTTCATAACCAATTCGGTGTATACCTATCAGCTGGCGAAGAGGGGGGAACTGATCACTCATCACAAAGACAAAGCCATTCTTTCCTTACTGAGGGTTAACAAGCTGATAGAAACCAATTTCAAACCCATTAATCCCGACGCCACTCTTGGAGACCTGGTAAAGGTTATTTCCCAGTCAACTCGGAACCTCTTTCCGGTTATTGACGCAGATCAAAACTTCTATGGACTTGTCTTCCTGGATGATATCCGAAATATCATGTTCCAACCCGAAAAATATGACACTGTTAAAATAAACAGCCTGATGTTTATGCCGGAGGCTTTTGTCGATCCTGAGGAATCGATGGAAGAGGTTGCTGCAAAGTTCAAAAGAACGGGAAACTACAATCTTCCTGTATTGAAAGATGGAAAGTATATAGGATTTATATCCAGGGCAAATGTATTTTCAGAATACAGGAAAATGTTACAGGAGTTTTCTGAAGATTGATATTATACTTCAGCTGTTTGAGTTTGCTTTTTTTGCAAACTCAAACAGCCGAAGTATAATATCATTTTTCACAAACATAGTTTCTGATTAAATGCTTTCATCTTATGCAAAAAGACCGGGACAACGCATTTTCTCCCTTTACCCTTAATGGTTTAACCCTTAAAAACAGGTTTATTAAAACTGCCACATTTGAAGGAATGAGCAAAGATGGCATCCCTACCCCTGATTTATTCCGGTTTCACAGGGAGATAGCCGAAGGCGGTGTTGCCATGACCACCGTCGCATATGGCGCCGTTAACGAGGATGGGTTGACCAACGAAGACCAGATGGTTATAAACGAAAACGCCATGCCTTATCTTGAAAAGCTTGCAAAGGAGGTGCATGATGCAGGAGGCGCAATTTCGTTACAGCTAACACATTGTGGATTCTTTACACGAAGTACCAGATATAAGAGTCGCAGGCCACAGGCTCCAAGCCGCATCCTGAACAAATATGGCATTATGAAAGGAAGGTCCTTTTCAAAGGCAATGAATCAGGATGATCTGGATCGAACGCGTGCAGATTTTGGCAAAGCTGCACAACTTGCAAAAACATGCGGTTTTGATGCGGTTGAGGTACATCTTGGCCATGGCTATTTGTTAAGTCAGTTCCTTACACCCATTTTTAATAAAAGGAAAGATCACTACGGGGGTAACCTGGAAAACAGGTTACGCTATC
Coding sequences:
- a CDS encoding NADH:flavin oxidoreductase → MQKDRDNAFSPFTLNGLTLKNRFIKTATFEGMSKDGIPTPDLFRFHREIAEGGVAMTTVAYGAVNEDGLTNEDQMVINENAMPYLEKLAKEVHDAGGAISLQLTHCGFFTRSTRYKSRRPQAPSRILNKYGIMKGRSFSKAMNQDDLDRTRADFGKAAQLAKTCGFDAVEVHLGHGYLLSQFLTPIFNKRKDHYGGNLENRLRYPLEVVREVRKNVGESFPIICKMNLCDGFEGGLTEEEAIKVAKALEKEGMDALLLSGGVTSRTPFYLMRGEVPLKEMVRAEKNILQKLALFLFGKQIIRKYDFEPNFFLEQAKKVRAEVEIPLIYVGGVISGWYIGRIMASGFDLIALGRALIHDPRFLEKVKEAGLYKSECNQCNVCVAEMDRSGVQCVLQEK